In the genome of Drosophila yakuba strain Tai18E2 chromosome 3R, Prin_Dyak_Tai18E2_2.1, whole genome shotgun sequence, one region contains:
- the LOC6536150 gene encoding transcription initiation factor TFIID subunit 1 isoform X3 — translation MEMESDNSDDEGSIGNGLDLTGILFGNIDSEGRLLQDDDGEGRGGTGFDAELRENIGSLSKLGLDSMLLEVIDRKEAEPLSDDEEAEKSDASASGGMSAFDALKAGVKSEEGEDGAVKAQDDAIDYSDITELSEDCPRTPPEDITSYDDLEDAIPASKVEAKLTKDDKELMPPPSAPMRSGSGSGTDEPAKSNDATSPSGDPKSIDAKDADRKLDTPLADILPSKYQNVDVRELFPDFRPQKVLRFSRLFGPGKPTSLPQIWRHVRKRRRKRNQSRDQKTTNTGGSDSPSDTEEPRKRGFSLHYAAEPTPADCMSDDEDKLLGDFNSEDVRPEGPDNGENSDQKPKVADWRYGPAQIWYDMLEVPDSGEGFNYGFKTKAASSSQSQIKDERRVKSPEDDDEEPSIADDAFLMVSQLHWEDDVVWDGNDIKAKVLQKLNSKTNAAGWLPSSGSRTAGAFSQPGKTSMPVGNSSGSSKQGSGASSKKAQQNAQAKPAEAPDDTWYSLFPVENEELIYHKWEDEVIWDAQQMSKVPKPKVLTLDPNDENIILGIPDDIDPSKINKSTGPPPKIKIPHPHVKKSKILLGKAGVINVLAEDTPPPPPKSPDRDPFNISNDTYYTPKTEPTLRLKVGGGNLIQHSTPVVELRAPFVPTHMGPMKLRSFHRPPLKKYSHGPMAQSIPHPVFPLIKTIAKKAKQREVERIASGGGDVFFMRNPEDLSGRDGDIVLAEFCEEHPPLMNQVGMCSKIKNYYKRKAEKDSGPQDYVYGEVAFAHTSPFLGILHPGQCIQAIENNMYRAPIYPHKMAHNDFLVIRTRNNYWIRSVNSIYTVGQECPLYEVPGPNSKRANNFTRDFLQVFIYRLFWKSRDNPRRIRMDDIKQAFPAHSESSIRKRLKQCADFKRTGMDSNWWVIKPEFRLPSEEEIRAMVSPEQCCAYFSMIAAEQRLKDAGYGEKFLFAPQEDDDEEAQLKLDDEVKVAPWNTTRAYIQAMRGKCLLQLSGPADPTGCGEGFSYVRVPNKPTQTKEEQESQPKRSVTGTDADLRRLPLQRAKELLRQFKVPEEEIKKLSRWEVIDVVRTLSTEKAKAGEEGMDKFSRGNRFSIAEHQERYKEECQRIFDLQNRVLASSEVLSTDEAESSASEESDLEELGKNLENMLSNKKTSTQLSREREELERQELLRQLDEEHGGPSSSGGAKGAKGKEEAGQQMLATNNQGRILRITRTFRGNDGKEYTRVETVRRQPVIDAYIKIRTTKDEQFIKQFATLDEQQKEEMKREKRRIQEQLRRIKRNQERERLAQLAQNQKLQPGGMPTSLGDPKSSGGHSHKERDSGYKEVSPSRKKFKLKPDLKLKCGACGQVGHMRTNKACPLYSGMQSSLSQSNPSLADDLDEQSEKEMTMDDDDLVNVDGTKVTLSSKVLKRHGGDDGKRRSGSSSGLTLKVPRDAMGKKKRRVGGDLHCDYLQRHNKTANRRRTDPVVVLSSILEIIHNELRSMPDVSPFLFPVSAKKVPDYYRVVTKPMDLQTMREYIRQRRYTSREMFLEDLKQIVDNSLIYNGPQSAYTLAAQRMFSSCFELLAEREDKLMRLEKAINPLLDDDDQVALSFIFDKLHTQIKQLPESWPFLKPVNKKQVKDYYTVIKRPMDLETIGKNIEAHRYHSRAEYLADIELIATNCEQYNGSDTRYTKFAKKILEYAQTQLIEFSEHCGQLENNIAKTQERARENAPEFEEAWGNDDYNFDRGSRASSPGDDYIDVEGHGGHASSSNSIHRSMGAEVGSSHTAPSVRKPAPAGPGEVKRGRGRPRKQRDPVEEVKSQNPVKRGRGRPRKDSLASNMSQTQAYFLDEDLQCSTDDEDDDEEEDFQEVSEDENNAASILDQGERINAPTDGMDVMFDPKNIKTEIDIEAHQMADESMDVDPNYDPSDFLAMHKPRQNLGEPSSLQGAFTNFLSHDQDDNGPYNPPEASTSAASGSAIGMSLPPQEEDSMAMQMAPEMTVNSMNNGMGIDDDLDISESDEEDDGSHVRIKKEVFDDGEYALQHQQMGQTSTQSQIYMVDSSNEPTTLDYQQPSQLDFQHVQGMEQLQHQGMPPMQAEQIQQQQTPQGDNDYAWTF, via the exons atggagatggaaTCCGACAACAGTGACGACGAGGGATCGATCGGCAACGGATTGGACTTGACCGGCATACTTTTCGGCAACATCGACTCCGAGGGCAGACTGCTGCAAGATGATGATGGAGAGGGTCGCGGGGGCACCGGTTTTGATGCGGAGCTCCGGGAAAACATTGGATCCCTTTCCAA ATTGGGTCTCGATTCTATGCTGCTCGAGGTCATTGACCGCAAAGAAGCCGAGCCTCTATCGGATGACGAGGAGGCGGAAAAGTCAGACGCCAGTGCCAGCGGAGGAATGAGTGCATTTGATGCGCTGAAAGCGGGCGTCAAAAGTGAGGAAGGGGAGGATGGTGCCGTAAAAGCTCAGGACGATGCCATAGACTACTCTGATATTACCGAATTATCCGAGGACTGCCCGCGCACTCCGCCCGAAGATATAACCTCTTATGATGACTTAGAAGATGCCATTCCCGCCTCCAAAGTAGAGGCCAAGTTGA CCAAAGACGATAAGGAACTAATGCCTCCACCAAGTGCGCCAATGCGCTCGGGCTCTGGCAGCGGCACTGACGAACCGGCTAAGTCAAACGATGCAACCAGTCCCAGTGGTGACCCCAAATCTATCGATGCAAAGG ATGCAGATCGAAAGCTGGACACTCCACTGGCAGACATACTGCCATCCAAGTACCAGAATGTCGATGTGCGCGAGCTCTTTCCGGACTTTCGTCCCCAAAAGGTGTTACGCTTCTCCCGTCTCTTCGGACCAGGTAAACCCACGAGTCTGCCCCAGATCTGGCGACACGTGCGCAAGCGCCGCCGGAAGCGAAATCAATCCAGGGATCAGAAG aCGACAAACACTGGTGGTTCGGACTCTCCCAGCGATACTGAGGAGCCACGAAAGCGTGGATTCAGTCTGCACTATGCTGCGGAGCCAACGCCAGCGGACTGCATGTCCGACGACGAGGACAAACTTCTGGGCGACTTTAACAGCGAAGATGTGCGCCCAGAAGGACCAGACAACGGAGAGAACAGCGATCAGAAGCCGAAGGTGGCCGACTGGCGATACGGGCCTGCACAGATTTGGTACGATATGTTAGAAGTTCCAGACTCCGGGGAGGGTTTCAACTACGGCTTCAAGACAAAGGCAGCCTCCTCGTCTCAGTCGCAGATCAAGGATGAACGCCGTGTAAAGAGTCCAGAGGATGATGACGAGGAGCCAAGCATTGCGGATGATGCCTTTCTCATGGTCTCCCAGCTGCACTGGGAAGACGATGTTGTCTGGGACGGCAACGACATTAAGGCCAAAGTGCTACAAAAGCTTAACTCAAAGACAAATGCAGCTGGGTGGTTGCCCTCCAGCGGATCGAGAACGGCTGGGGCCTTTAGTCAACCGGGAAAAACGTCTATGCCCGTAGGAAACAGCAGTGGTAGCTCCAAGCAGGGTTCGGGAGCATCAAGCAAGAAAGCTCAGCAAAA TGCTCAAGCAAAACCAGCGGAGGCACCTGATGACACTTGGTATAGCCTTTTTCCAGTAGAAAATGAGGAACTAATATACCACAAGTGGGAGGACGAGGTAATCTGGGATGCCCAGCAAATGAGCAAGGTGCCCAAGCCGAAGGTACTCACTCTGGATCCCAACGacgaaaatattattttgggCATTCCCGATGACATAGATCCCTCCAAAATTAATAAGAGCACGGGTCCTCCACCTAAAATCAAAATACCCCATCCTCACGTAAAGAAGTCTAAGATCCTACTTGGCAAGGCGGGTGTGATTAATGTGCTTGCAGAGGACacacctccgcctccgcccAAAAGTCCTGATCGTGACCCCTTCAATATATCTAATGACAC GTACTACACACCGAAGACAGAACCCACTCTACGACTTAAGGTGGGCGGCGGAAATCTTATTCAGCACTCGACTCCGGTAGTAGAGCTGCGAGCTCCGTTTGTTCCTACGCACATGGGCCCGATGAAGCTCCGGTCCTTCCATCGCCCGCCCCTAAAGAAATACTCCCACGGACCAATGGCGCAGTCTATCCCCCACCCCGTCTTCCCACTAATAAAGACCATCGCAAAGAAGGCAAAGCAGCGCGAAGTGGAGCGCATTGCCTCCGGTGGCGGGGACGTATTCTTTATGCGCAACCCGGAGGACTTGAGCGGAAGGGACGGAGATATTGTGCTAGCCGAATTCTGCGAAGAGCATCCGCCCCTGATGAACCAGGTGGGAATGTGCTCCAAGATAAAGAACTACTACAAGCGTAAAGCGGAGAAGGACAGTGGACCGCAGGATTATGTTTATGGAGAAGTTGCCTTTGCACACACCAGTCCCTTTCTGGGCATCCTACATCCTGGCCAGTGCATCCAGGCGATTGAGAACAACATGTACCGAGCGCCTATTTATCCACATAAGATGGCTCACAACGATTTCCTCGTCATTCGCACCCGGAACAACTACTGGATACGATCGGTGAATTCAATATACACGGTGGGCCAGGAGTGTCCGCTGTACGAGGTTCCGGGTCCGAATTCCAAAAGAGCCAATAACTTCACCCGTGACTTTCTGCAG GTGTTTATATACCGCTTGTTCTGGAAAAGTCGCGATAATCCGCGCCGCATTCGAATGGACGATATAAAACAGGCATTTCCCGCTCATTCCGAGAGCAGCATCCGAAAGCGCCTAAAGCAGTGCGCCGACTTCAAGCGAACAGGCATGGACTCCAATTGGTGGGTTATTAAACCGGAGTTTCGCCTTCCCTCCGAGGAGGAGATCCGGGCCATGGTGTCACCTGAGCAGTGTTGCGCTTACTTTAGCATGATCGCGGCGGAACAACGCTTAAAG GATGCTGGGTATGGAGAGAAGTTTTTGTTCGCACCACAAGAAGATGACGACGAGGAGGCGCAACTGAAACTTGACGACGAAGTTAAAGTGGCTCCTTGGAACACGACTCGCGCGTATATACAGGCCATGCGGGGGAAGTGTTTACTCCAGTTAAGTGGTCCGGCCGATCCAACGGGATGTGGAGAGGGATTTTCATATGTTCGAGTGCCAAACAAGCCCACA CAAACCAAAGAGGAGCAAGAGTCTCAGCCAAAACGGTCTGTCACAGGAACAGATGCAGATTTGCGTCGGCTGCCACTCCAGCGTGCAAAAGAGCTATTGCGGCAGTTCAAGGTGCCCGAGGAGGAGATCAAGAAGCTTTCCCGCTGGGAGGTCATTGATGTGGTGCGCACTCTGTCCACAGAAAAAGCAAAGGCTGGTGAAGAGGGAATGGATAAGTTCTCTCGGGGTAACCGGTTCTCCATTGCTGAGCACCAGGAGCGTTATAAGGAAGAGTGCCAGCGCATATTCGACCTGCAAAACAGAGTGCTGGCCAGCTCTGAAGTGCTGTCCACTGATGAGGCAGAGTCCTCGGCCTCCGAGGAATCAGATCTCGAAGAACTTGGCAAGAATCTGGAGAACATGCtgtcaaacaaaaaaacctcGACGCAATTGTCAAGGGAACGTGAAGAGCTGGAGCGGCAAGAGTTGCTTCGCCAGCTTGACGAAGAACACGGCGGGCCAAGTAGTAGTGGAGGAGCCAAGGGAGCCAAAGGAAAAGAGGAGGCCGGACAGCAAATGCTGGCAACCAACAACCAGGGCAGGATTCTTCGCATTACGCGTACATTCAGAGGAAACGATGGAAAGGAATATACCCGCGTCGAGACAGTGCGACGGCAACCAGTTATCGACGCCTACATCAAGATTCGTACCACTAAGGACGAGCAGTTCATAAAGCAGTTCGCAACACTAGATGAGCAGCAAAAGGAGGAGATGAAACGCGAAAAGAGACGCATTCAGGAGCAACTACGTCGCATCAAACGTAACCAAGAGCGCGAACGCCTGGCGCAGCTGGCTCAGAACCAGAAACTGCAGCCAGGTGGCATGCCCACTTCCTTGGGTGATCCTAAGAGCTCGGGCGGTCATTCGCACAAGGAGCGGGATAGCGGCTACAAGGAGGTCAGCCCTTCGCGCAAAAAGTTTAAGCTTAAGCCAGACCTAAAGCTTAAGTGCGGCGCCTGTGGTCAGGTTGGTCACATGCGAACAAACAAAGCCTGTCCCTTGTATTCTGGTATGCAAAGCAGCCTGTCCCAGTCGAATCCATCTCTGGCTGACGATTTGGACGAGCAGAGCGAAAAAGAGATGACAATGGATGACGATGATCTGGTGAATGTTGATGGCACTAAAGTAACGCTGAGTAGCAAGGTTCTCAAGCGTCATGGTGGTGATGATGGCAAGCGTCGCAGCGGGTCTAGCTCTGGTCTAACCTTAAAGGTTCCCCGAGATGCGATGGGCAAGAAGAAACGTAGAGTGGGTGGCGACCTTCATTGTGACTATCTCCAGCGACACAATAAAACGGCTAATCGAAGGCGCACGGACCCCGTCGTGGTACTGTCCTCTATCTTGGAGATTATCCACAATGAACTGCGATCTATGCCGGACGTATCCCCATTCCTGTTCCCGGTGAGTGCGAAAAAGGTTCCCGACTACTACCGCGTGGTGACCAAGCCCATGGATCTGCAAACAATGAGGGAGTATATTCGCCAAAGGCGCTACACGAGTCGCGAGATGTTCCTAGAGGATCTGAAGCAGATTGTGGACAACTCACTAATCTACAATGGACCGCAGAGTGCATACACCTTGGCTGCTCAACGCATGTTTAGCAGTTGCTTTGAGCTGCTCGCTGAGCGCGAAGACAAACTGATGCGCCTTGAAAAGGCAATAAACCCGCTTTTGGACGACGATGACCAAGTTGCGCTCTCATTCATCTTTGACAAGCTGCATACGCAGATTAAACAATTACCAGAAAGCTGGCCTTTCCTTAAACCTGTCAACAAGAAACAGGTTAAGGACTACTACACGGTTATTAAGCGACCCATGGACCTCGAAACTATCGGCAAAAACATTGAAG CTCATCGCTATCACAGTCGCGCCGAATATCTGGCTGATATCGAGTTGATTGCCACCAACTGTGAGCAGTACAATGGCAGTGACACCCGCTACACCAAGTTCGCCAAGAAGATACTAGAGTATGCCCAAACCCAGTTAATTGAG TTTTCGGAGCACTGCGGCCAGTTGGAAAATAACATAGCTAAGACACAGGAGCGTGCTAGGGAGAATGCACCAGAGTTCGAAGAAGCCTGGGGCAATGATGACTACAACTTTGACCGTGGCAGCAGGGCGAGTTCGCCCGGGGATGATTATATCGATGTCGAGGGTCATGGGGGGCATGCTTCCTCATCGAACTCCATCCATCGCAGCATGGGAGCTGAGGTCGGTTCGTCTCATACGGCACCTTCAGTACGAAAACCAGCTCCTGCAGGTCCTGGTGAGGTGAAGCGCGGACGGGGTAGGCCCCGCAAGCAGCGCGACCCCGTGGAGGAGG TCAAATCCCAGAATCCGGTTAAGCGTGGTCGGGGGCGTCCGAGGAAGGACAGCCTTGCCTCAAACATGAGTCAGACGCAAGCTTACTTCCTGGATGAAG ACCTGCAATGCTCCACAGATGACGAGGATGatgacgaggaggaggacttCCAGGAGGTTTCCGAAGACGAGAACAATGCGGCTAGCATTTTGGATCAGGGCGAACGTATCAATGCTCCTACCGATGGCATGGACGTCATGTTTGACCCCAAGAACATAAAGACAGAGATCGACATAGAAGCTCACCAAATGGCAG ATGAATCAATGGATGTCGACCCCAACTACGATCCCTCAGATTTCCTAGCCATGCACAAGCCTCGCCAGAACCTGGGCGAGCCCAGCAGCCTGCAGGGTGCTTTTACCAACTTCCTTTCCCACGATCAGGATGATAATGGGCCGTACAATCCCCCCGAAGCCAGCACAAGTGCCGCTTCTGGTTCAGCTATAGGAATGAGCCTACCGCCTCAGGAGGAAGATTCAATGGCCATGCAAATGGCGCCGGAAATGACTGTTAATTCCATGAACAACGGAATGGGTATTGATGATGATCTGGATATTTCGGAGAGTGATGAGGAAGACGATGGTTCCCATGTGCGCATCAAGAAGGAGGTATTTGACGACGGGGAATACGCCTTGCAGCACCAACAAATGGGACAGACATCAACGCAGTCGCAGATCTACATGGTGGATTCGTCCAACGAGCCCACGACTCTCGACTACCAGCAACCATCACAGTTGGACTTCCAACACGTGCAGGGAATGGAGCAGTTACAGCACCAAGGGATGCCTCCAATGCAAGCTGAGCAAATCCAGCAACAACAGACACCGCAGGGAGACAATGATTATGCCTGGACTTTCTAG